The sequence below is a genomic window from Roseovarius nanhaiticus.
AGCCGACTATCTGGTGATCGGTGCCTTTACGCCAGATGCCACTGGCTTGCAGATGGTCACATGCGTTCCGTTCCTGCCCCGCCAAAAATACTGGGAGCTGACCGATAGCCAGCGCAGCGCCCTTCCCTCTCGGTGGTGCCTGATGCAAAGTGCCGATCGCCGCATCCAGGGCTGGGTCGCAGCGCGGTTTTTAGCCGAGGACACGTCGGCAGCCTACCAGCCTGCCGGCGACCCGCTGATCGCAGAAGCAGTGTCGCTTGTGCGCCAAGTCTATGACCTACACCAAAGCGCCAGAAGTCAAAGCGCGATCGGGCCGCTGCATCCGTCCGTCGCAAGGAATTACTTTTTCCAAGATGCCGTCGTGCGTCTGAAGCGCGGCGACTTAGGCGCAGATCCACTTTTCGATGCGCAGGACACTGAGATCACCGAGTTGGAAGTGTTCCCGGCGCCGCAGCGCGCGATGCATCGCGGTATGATCACCGTGTACGCCGATTTCCGCAATTTCGGCCACCCGGACCGCGCGGTGTTTCATCTGCGCATCGACACATCGCTTGCCGACCCGGCACTACGCATAATGCGGATTGAACACGAGGGCTGGGAATTCCCGTGACTGGCCTTCTGCCCGAAACGATCAGCCGGAGGAGACATGACCGAATTTACTGAACGCAGCCCGATTGAGGCCGACTTTAGCGAGGTGTTCCGGAGTCGCGTCGCTCCCCGCCTGAGTGAGCTAGAAGCGCAGCGACAGGCCATTCTGGCCGCGGCAAAAAGGTATGCCGCGATGGCGCTTGCGGGCGGTGCGGCATTGGGGCTGTTGTTCGTGATCTTCGGGACGGGTGCAAACGGCCCGGCTGGGCTCCTGATCGGTTTCGGCGTGCCCATGGCCTTCGGTGCCGTCGCCGCCCTTCTTCTGTGGAAGCGGCAGGCGGTCAGGTGGAGTAGCGAGGCCGCACAGATCGTGATGCCCGTAGTCTGCGATTTCTTGGCAAATCTCAACTACGACCGCGAAGCCCACAAGGGATTTCCGCTGGAGCGGATGCAAAAAATGGGCGTCATACGGCCCTTTACGCGGTCGCAGGTTAGCGATCGGCTGGAAGGTACTTACCGCGACACGGCCTTCGAAATTGTCGAGGCCAAGCTCATCAGTGATAAGAGCCAAAGCAGCGCAAACGCAGATAACGATACTGGCGATCGTTCCAGCAAGACGCTGTTCAAGGGTTTGCTTCTGCGCATTAGTGTCCCGGACCCGATTCCGACGCGCATCCTGATCGCGCGCGATTTCGGCATGGGCAACAAACTGACCGAGATGTTTGGCGGCACTTCCGGGCGCGGCATGCCCAAGGTCGAAACCGGCCACGCCGAATTCGAGCGACATTTCGAGGCATATTCAGCCGATCCGCAAATTGCGCGTAACGTACTGGCGCCCGAGTTCCTGGACAGCCTCGTGCCATTGGCCAAGGACGAGGGTGGTCGCCACGGCGCCAAAGGGCTGGAGGCGGGGTTTCACGACGTCTCCTTCTTCATGGCCCTCAAGCGCGATGTGGATTTCATCAAGATAGGCGGCCTGACCGCCCCGGCGGACAAGATCGAGGAGGATCTGCACGGCGTATTCGACGATATCGCCACAGCCCGCCGCATCATCGATCGCCTGCACGGCGATCATCCCGAACCCTAAGCGAAGGAGGAGAAGGACATGAGTGTTCCAGCACGTCGCGACAGACCCGGCCCAAAGCCGGGTGAAGTGCAGTCTATGTCCTTGCAAGGGGGGCGCAGAAAGAGCCCCGCTTCGCTGTTCATTCTAGCGGCCGTCACGGCATTGGCCGGTCCCGCCAGAGGTGAAGTGCCACCTTGTGAAGGCACCTACGAGTATTTCTCTGGTAAGAGCTTCGCCAACGTCGCGCCGGGAAATGCCCTGCCGGATGCCGGGCGTATCGCGCAGGCCTACAACAATCGTGAGGGCTGGGTTGGCCAGATCATCCGCAAGCCGCAAAGCGAGGGCCTGTTCGAGGTGGAAGTCAACCAATGCGGGCGAGAGTTCGTCATCAGTCAGGGCGGCAAGAGCATGGTCTTTTTGCAATCTGCGACCAATGGCACGACATATGTCGCGCAGAACATCGACATCGAAGGCGGTGAGCTGACGATGCGCGTTCTTGGCCACAAGAATTTTGTTGGCAAGATCGAAGGTGTGACGCACGGCTTCAAATACACCTTTCCCGTTGCGATGGAGCCGCGCGACACCTCCATGCCGGACCTTGAGGGATGTCATGATGACGCTGTCGCGTCGTCCGATACCTTTGCCCACGAAAAGACCGCGACGCGCGGCTTTCTCGCTGCGCGCGGCATGACTCCGCGCGCCGAGTTCGCGCCGGGCGACTACTTCCGCGTTCTCGAGACAGACCGCGATTTGGCCGGCGCCTCCCGCGACGGCTCCACCCGGCACATCCGGTTCCGGATGGGCCGCAACAACGCAATCCTGCCCGAAATCGGGATGCGCGAGATCTGCCTTGCCGAGCCGGGCAAGCTCGACCCGCCGCGCCGGCTTCTGAGTTTCAAGATATTCCGGGTAGAAAAGCCTGACGGTTACTTGGTCTTTGCTCAGGAAATCGACATCGAAACGGGTAAGATACTTGGGCAGGCTGAGGGCGAGAGCATAGGTCGCGAAGCGGCGGCTTTGCAGGCCGCTATGACAGATGCCGCCACTGCGCTCGAAGCGAACGGAACCGTCATAGGCCACCTAAGTGACGGCATGATGCCTTGACAGCTTGCCAAGCAGTAAGGCTCGATATCGGCAACAAGGCGCACCGCATACGGATCATCACACGCGAAGGAAGTGAATATGAAACATACCCTCTTCAACGCGGCGACACTCTCGCTTGTCGGCACTCTGGCCTATTCCACGGCCGCGTATGCCGCCGATGAAAACGTGATGATCGTTTTTGACGGCTCGAATTCGATGTGGGGCCAGATCGACGGTACTGCCAAGATCGAGATCGCGCGCGATGTGATGGAAAACTTGCTGGGCGAGTGGACCGCCGACCGCAATGTTGGGCTGATGGCCTATGGCCATCGCCGCCGCGGCGATTGCACCGATATCGAAACACTTGTCACGCCGGCGCAGGATACCCGCGCGGGTATCCTCGAGCGGATTGGCGCGATCACTCCGACCGGCAAGACGCCCCTGACAAGCGCCGTTGAGCGCGCCGCGACCGAAATGTCCTACACAGATATGCCCGCGACCGTGATCCTGATCTCGGACGGGCTGGAGAGCTGCGAGCGCGACCCTTGCGCGCTAGCCGATGCGCTGGAAAAAGGCGGCGTCGGCTTTACCGCGCATGTCGTCGGCTTCGGTCTTGGCGATGCGGATGCGAGTGCGCTGTCCTGCCTCGCGGACAGGACCGGTGGTCAATATCTGTCGGCTGGCAACGCTGACGAACTCGGCAAAGCCTTGGCAAGCGTTAGCGAGGCCGTGTCCACTCCCGAACCTGCGCCTGAACCTCAGCCCGAACCGGAGCCTGAATATGACGTCACGCTGGACGGACCGGCCACGGCACTCGCCGGCGACAAGATCCGCGTCAACTGGACCGGAACGGTCGCGCCGCAGGATTTCATAACCATCGTGCCGATGGGCGCCGATGAGGGCAGCGCCGAGAATTACATCCGGGTCAGCGATGACAGCGAGAATGACCTGCAAGCGCCCGGTGAGACCGGCCTTTATGAGCTGCGCTACGTGCTGAACGAGGGCCGACGCACGCTGGCGTCAAAGCCCATCGAGATCACCGAGCCGGAGGTGACGCTGGACGCCCCCGCCACGGCACACGCCGGGGACAAGATCCGCGTCAGCTGGACCGGAACGGTCGCGCCGCAGGACTTCATTACCATCGTGCCGATGGGCGCTGATGAGGGCAGCGCCGAGAATTACATCCGGGTTGGGGACGACAGCGAGAATGATCTGCAGGCGTCAGGTGAAACCGGCCTTTATGAGCTGCGCTACGTGCTGAACGAGGGCCGACGCACGCTGGCGTCAAAGCCCATCGAGATCACCGAGCCGGAGGTCACGCTGGACGCCCCCGCCACGGCACTCGCCGGCGACAAGATCCGCGTCAGCTGGACCGGAACGGTCGCGCCGCAGGATTTCATAACCATCGTGCCGATGGGCGCCGATGAGGGCAGCGCCGAGAATTACATCCGGGTCAGCGATGACAGCGAGAATGACCTGCAAGCGCCCGGTGAGACCGGCCTTTATGAGCTGCGCTACGTGCTGAACGAGGGCCGACGCACGCTGGCGTCAAAGCCCATCGAGATCACCGAGCCGGAGGTGACGCTGGACGCCCCCGCCACGGCACTCGCCGGGGACAAGATCCGCGTCAGCTGGATCGGAACGGTCGCGCCACAGGATTTCATAACCATCGTGCCGATGGGGTCCGATGAGGGCAGCGCCAAGAATTACATCCGAGTCGGGGACGACAGCGAGAATGATCTGCAGGCGCCAGGTGAAACCGGCCTTTACGAGCTGCGCTACGTGCTGAACGAGGGCCGACGCACGCTGGCGTCAAAGCCCATCGAGATCACCGAGCCGGAGGTCACGCTAAGCGGCCCCGATCAGATCAGGGCCGAGGACACGATTGGCGTTGCGTGGACCGGCGCCGTCCATGGCCAAGACTACGTCACGATCGTTCCAATCGGCACGCCGGATGAGAAATTCGGTCCCTATGTCAGGGTCGGTGAGAACACCGATGCCAAGCTGGCTGCCCCCGCCGAGACGGGCCTTTACGAGCTGCGTTATGTGCTGAACGAGGGCCGCCGCGTGCTTGCGCGGCACGCCATCGAGGTGCTTAACGCGGATGCCGCGCTGCAAAGCGGCGCTAGCCTGAGCGCGCCCGAGACTGCCGCCGCCGGAGCGACCATCAGTGTTGAATGGACGGTGCAAAATGCCGGCGGCGATCAACGCATTTCGATCGCGCGGGCAGATCAGGCGACCTTCACCTGGCTCACCGCCATCAAGATCGACGGCGCGCCGCCGGTTTCAATCACCCTTCCCGACGAGCCGGGCATGTATGAGCTGCGGTTCCTGGACATTCCCGGCCAGTCAGTACTGGCCCGCCGGATTATCCGGGTCGAGTGATCATGGCAAAGGCGCCCTGGAGATGAGCGTAACGCTGAGCACTAGCGAGCACGCGGAAATCAACCGGTTGCAATCTTACCTGCTCGACACAGCGCAGATGGTCGATCCGCAGCGTGTCCGCGCCCGCTTCACCCGCCTGCGAACGCGGGTCAGCCCTGCGCGTGGCTTTGCTTCGCACGAGCTGCGGCAAGATACGGTATTTCTGAAAGATCAGCTGTGATGACGCGATCACCGGCCGACCGCATCAATGTGGAAAGGTGGAGATCACGTCTTCAAAGCAACCCCTTACCGTATTGAGGTGTGCAATCAGAAACACTTGTATTAATGGGCATTTAAAATATTTATTCCCTATTATCCACGAAAAGAAGCATAAGCGTCTCGGAGGCCGCTTCGCGGCTAAAGCAACCGTTTCCAGCGAACGTCATGCTCGCGAGTCCAGCTCGCGCCGCGCTACCGAGGTAACTGACCGGGACAGCTCGTGAAGCTGATCGGCGGCCAGCCGATTGATCTGCCAGAACAGGTACCGCTCCAGCACCTTCCCCGGGACAAGCTCGACGAGATCTCCGCGCTCGAGGTGGCGCTTCGCCAGCTGGATCGGATTGAGCGCCCACCCCATGCCGGCGACGCTGCCTTCCAGGAAGCTCTGCGTGGAGGGAAGCCAGTGGGTGGGGAATGACATGTCGTGCCCGAACACCTCGCGGGCCCAGACATTCTGAAGGCGGTCCTTCTGGTTGAAGGTGAGAGCGGGCGCGCGCTGGAAAGCATCCTCCGTCACCCCATCGGGGAAGTATCGAGCAACGAAGTCGGGACTCGCCGTCGCCTGGTAGCGCAGGGAGCCGAGCGGCGTGACACGGCATCCCTGCACAGGGCGCTCGAGCGACGTGACAGCGGCAAGCACCCGGCCACGCCGCAGCCAGTCGGCCGTATGATCCTCATCGTCTATTGCCACGTTCACAAGATAGTCGCTGGCCTTAGTGAAGGATGCGATGGCCTCAAGAAACCAGGTCCCAAGGCTGTCGGCGTTCGTGGCTATGTTGAGAGTCACCCGCAGCCCGGCACCTTCAGGTCCGGCGAGTTCGGGCAGCTGCGCCATGAGGTCCTTCTCGAGCATTCCAACCCGGTCCATGTGCCGGCATAGGGCAAGGCCCTTGTCCGTGGCGGTGCATGGCGTCCCACGCTCTATGAGCACCGCACCGAGGCGCTCCTCCAGATGCTTGATGCGCTGCGAGACGGCCGAGGGGGTCACGTTGAGTGACGCGGCGGCACGCTCGAAGCTGCCAGACCTGACGACCGCGGCGACTGCCCTGAGAGCTGCGTAGTCCACCACCATTTAGCTTACCTTCACTGGCATCAGTGTGTTTAATTTGTCTAATCTTAGCGAACCTCATAGTCCAAGGGTAGACTTTCGGATCGGAGGCCAGCACATGGATCTCGCAGTC
It includes:
- a CDS encoding DUF3137 domain-containing protein; protein product: MTEFTERSPIEADFSEVFRSRVAPRLSELEAQRQAILAAAKRYAAMALAGGAALGLLFVIFGTGANGPAGLLIGFGVPMAFGAVAALLLWKRQAVRWSSEAAQIVMPVVCDFLANLNYDREAHKGFPLERMQKMGVIRPFTRSQVSDRLEGTYRDTAFEIVEAKLISDKSQSSANADNDTGDRSSKTLFKGLLLRISVPDPIPTRILIARDFGMGNKLTEMFGGTSGRGMPKVETGHAEFERHFEAYSADPQIARNVLAPEFLDSLVPLAKDEGGRHGAKGLEAGFHDVSFFMALKRDVDFIKIGGLTAPADKIEEDLHGVFDDIATARRIIDRLHGDHPEP
- a CDS encoding VWA domain-containing protein yields the protein MKHTLFNAATLSLVGTLAYSTAAYAADENVMIVFDGSNSMWGQIDGTAKIEIARDVMENLLGEWTADRNVGLMAYGHRRRGDCTDIETLVTPAQDTRAGILERIGAITPTGKTPLTSAVERAATEMSYTDMPATVILISDGLESCERDPCALADALEKGGVGFTAHVVGFGLGDADASALSCLADRTGGQYLSAGNADELGKALASVSEAVSTPEPAPEPQPEPEPEYDVTLDGPATALAGDKIRVNWTGTVAPQDFITIVPMGADEGSAENYIRVSDDSENDLQAPGETGLYELRYVLNEGRRTLASKPIEITEPEVTLDAPATAHAGDKIRVSWTGTVAPQDFITIVPMGADEGSAENYIRVGDDSENDLQASGETGLYELRYVLNEGRRTLASKPIEITEPEVTLDAPATALAGDKIRVSWTGTVAPQDFITIVPMGADEGSAENYIRVSDDSENDLQAPGETGLYELRYVLNEGRRTLASKPIEITEPEVTLDAPATALAGDKIRVSWIGTVAPQDFITIVPMGSDEGSAKNYIRVGDDSENDLQAPGETGLYELRYVLNEGRRTLASKPIEITEPEVTLSGPDQIRAEDTIGVAWTGAVHGQDYVTIVPIGTPDEKFGPYVRVGENTDAKLAAPAETGLYELRYVLNEGRRVLARHAIEVLNADAALQSGASLSAPETAAAGATISVEWTVQNAGGDQRISIARADQATFTWLTAIKIDGAPPVSITLPDEPGMYELRFLDIPGQSVLARRIIRVE
- a CDS encoding SH3 domain-containing protein produces the protein MPTLSRRLIAVAMLLMAPSGALAQMDGHGPDAWQVTGVSANDVLNARTGPGADYLVIGAFTPDATGLQMVTCVPFLPRQKYWELTDSQRSALPSRWCLMQSADRRIQGWVAARFLAEDTSAAYQPAGDPLIAEAVSLVRQVYDLHQSARSQSAIGPLHPSVARNYFFQDAVVRLKRGDLGADPLFDAQDTEITELEVFPAPQRAMHRGMITVYADFRNFGHPDRAVFHLRIDTSLADPALRIMRIEHEGWEFP
- a CDS encoding LysR family transcriptional regulator ArgP → MVDYAALRAVAAVVRSGSFERAAASLNVTPSAVSQRIKHLEERLGAVLIERGTPCTATDKGLALCRHMDRVGMLEKDLMAQLPELAGPEGAGLRVTLNIATNADSLGTWFLEAIASFTKASDYLVNVAIDDEDHTADWLRRGRVLAAVTSLERPVQGCRVTPLGSLRYQATASPDFVARYFPDGVTEDAFQRAPALTFNQKDRLQNVWAREVFGHDMSFPTHWLPSTQSFLEGSVAGMGWALNPIQLAKRHLERGDLVELVPGKVLERYLFWQINRLAADQLHELSRSVTSVARRELDSRA